The genomic DNA GGAGCCGCAAGATGATCGACGAAGGCCTGGCCTTGGTGGACAAGGCGCTGCGCCATCGCAAGCCCGGCCCCTACCAGGTGCAGGCGGCGATCGCGGCGTTGCATGCGCGCGCGGCGACGCCCGAGGATACCGACTGGACCGAGATCGACCTGCTCTACGGCCTGCTCGAGCAGATGCAGCCCTCGCCGGTGGTGACGCTCAACCGCGCCGTCGCGGTGAGCAAGGTGAGCGGACCTGAAGCCGCGCTCGCCATGATCGAGCCGCTGGAAGACAGGCTGTCCGGCTATTTCCACTTCTTCGGCCTGAGGGGCGGACTGTTGATGCAGCTTGGCCGCAATGAGGAGGCGCGCGTGGCCTTCGACCGTGCGATCGCTTTAGCCAACACCGCCGCCGAGGCCGCTCACATCCGCATGCACATTGACAGGCTGATCAAGGAAAGCGCCGAAAAGCCGGTCCACAAAGCCCGCTGATCCCCCCTCCGGCGCCTGGCCCAATTTTGCGAGCCGGGCTTGGACCATGCCGGGGTGGCGGTTTTTCCCTGAAACGAGTAATGCCACGCCATCAAAGCGCCTGGACGTGCCGGAGGGCGCGCCAAGCATGGCGCAAGGCTTCGACGCTCGCCATATCCGGGCGGGATCTGAAAGGGACAAAAATGACGATAGCGAAGGAAACGGCCTCACTTCTGGAGAAACTTGGCGTCGCCAAGGACGCGCTTTCCGGCGGCGACCTCGTCGTGCGCAGCCCGGTGACGGGCGAGCAGATCGCGGCGCTGAAGACGATTTCTGCCGCCGATGCAAGCAAGGCCATCGACGCCGCGCACAAGGCCTTCCAGGCCTGGCGGCTGGTGCCTGGGCCGAAGCGGGGCGAATTGGTGCGCCTGCTTGGCGAGGAATTGCGCGCGCACAAGGCGGAACTCGGCCGGCTGGTGTCGATCGAGGTCGGCAAGATCCCGTCCGAGGGGCTCGGCGAGGTGCAGGAGATGATCGACATCTGCGATTTCGCCGTCGGCCTTTCGCGCCAGCTCTACGGCCTGACCATCGCCACCGAGCGGCCCGGTCACCGCATGATGGAAACCTGGCATCCGCTCGGTGTCGTCGGCGTCATTTCGGCCTTCAACTTCCCGGTCGCGGTATGGTCGTGGAACGCGGCGCTCGCGCTCGTCTGCGGCGACGCGGTGGTGTGGAAGCCGTCGGAAAAGACGCCGTTGACGGCGCTTGCCTGCGACGCGGTCTTCAAGCGTGCCGTGAAGCGCTTCGGCGCCGATGCCCCGGAAGGCCTGCTCCAGGTGCTGATCGGCGACCGCGCCGTCGGCGAGGTGCTGGTCGATCATCCCAAGGTGCCGCTCGTGTCTGCCACCGGCTCGACCCGTATGGGCCGCGAGGTCGGTCCGCGGCTGGCGAAGCGCTTCGCCCGCGCCGTGCTGGAGCTTGGCGGCAACAATGCCGGCATCGTCTGCCCGACCGCCGATCTCGACATGGCGCTGCGCGCCATTGCCTTCGGCGCCATGGGCACCGCCGGCCAGCGCTGCACGACTCTGCGGCGCCTGTTCGTGCATGAGAGCGTCTACGACGCGCTGCTGCCGCGCCTGAAGAAGGCCTATCAGAGCGTCTCGGTCGGCAATCCGCTGGAGACGTCGGCGCTGGTCGGACCGTTGATCGACAAGGCCGCCTTCGACAACATGCAGAAGGCGCTGAAGGAAGCCGAAGCACATGGCGGCAAGGTGACCGGCGGCACGCGGTTCGAGAACGGCCACCCCGACGCCTACTATGTGCATCCGGCGCTGGTCGAGATGCCGAAGCAGGTGTCACCTGTGACGGAAGAAACCTTCGCGCCGATCCTCTACGTGATGAAATATTCCGATTTCGACGAGGCGCTCGACCTGCACAATGCTGTGGGCGCCGGCCTGTCGTCCTCGATCTTCACCCGCGACCTGCAGGAATCGGAACGCTTCCTCGGCGTCGACGGATCGGATTGCGGCATTGCCAACGTCAATATAGGCACCTCCGGCGCCGAGATCGGCGGCGCATTCGGCGGCGAGAAGGAAACCGGCGGCGGCCGTGAGAGCGGCTCGGACGCCTGGAAGGCCTATATGCGCCGGGCCACCAACACGGTGAACTTCTCGAAGGCGCTGCCCTTGGCGCAGGGCGTGTCGTTCGACATCGACTGAGACATGCGAGCGGTTCAGCTTGGAGAAGCTGAACCGCTCGATACTGCTCCTCGGAAAGCCTTGCCTGTCGCTGGATCGAACAGGCGAAGCGCGTCTTCATCGAAGGCAAAGGCGCATGGCTGGCCCTTGGCAACGCGGCTCCGCGGCGGCAAGGTTGCCGTGAGCCTCTGCGCGCCGATCCGGGCTGTGGTGACCTGCTCGGGCCCGGTCAGCTCGACCACATCGATCTCGACGGGCAGCGACAATTCGGCGCCAGTGCCTGACCCGAGGCGGAGCGCTTCGGGCCTGATCCCGACAACGACTTTGGCGCCGTTCCGGGCCGCGCTCGCGTAACGGGGCGGCAACGCCAGTCGCGTGTCGGTGCCGGCTATGGCAAGCTTGCCATCCTCAACCACCGCTTCCAGCACGTTCATCGCAGGCGCGCCGACGAAGCCGGCGACATAGAGGGTCGCCGGCTGGTTGTAGATCTCCTCCGGCGTGCCGAGCTGTTCGATGCGGCCGTCGCGCATGACGGCGATGCGGCTCGCCAGCGTCATCGCCTCGATCTGGTCGTGCGTGACATAGACGACCGTGGTCCGCAGCATCTCGTGCAGGCGCTTGAGCTCGGTGCGCATCTCGAGACGCAGCTTGGCGTCGAGATTGGAGAGCGGCTCGTCGAACAGGAATACCTGCGGCTTGCGCACCAGCGCCCGGCCGATGGCGACGCGCTGGCGCTGGCCGCCGGAAAGCTGGCCGGGCTTGCGGTCGAGCAGGCTTTCGATCTGCAGGAGCTTGGCTGCCTC from Mesorhizobium sp. M1E.F.Ca.ET.045.02.1.1 includes the following:
- a CDS encoding aldehyde dehydrogenase family protein; translation: MTIAKETASLLEKLGVAKDALSGGDLVVRSPVTGEQIAALKTISAADASKAIDAAHKAFQAWRLVPGPKRGELVRLLGEELRAHKAELGRLVSIEVGKIPSEGLGEVQEMIDICDFAVGLSRQLYGLTIATERPGHRMMETWHPLGVVGVISAFNFPVAVWSWNAALALVCGDAVVWKPSEKTPLTALACDAVFKRAVKRFGADAPEGLLQVLIGDRAVGEVLVDHPKVPLVSATGSTRMGREVGPRLAKRFARAVLELGGNNAGIVCPTADLDMALRAIAFGAMGTAGQRCTTLRRLFVHESVYDALLPRLKKAYQSVSVGNPLETSALVGPLIDKAAFDNMQKALKEAEAHGGKVTGGTRFENGHPDAYYVHPALVEMPKQVSPVTEETFAPILYVMKYSDFDEALDLHNAVGAGLSSSIFTRDLQESERFLGVDGSDCGIANVNIGTSGAEIGGAFGGEKETGGGRESGSDAWKAYMRRATNTVNFSKALPLAQGVSFDID
- the ugpC gene encoding sn-glycerol-3-phosphate ABC transporter ATP-binding protein UgpC — its product is MSALEIRDIRKSYGSVETLKGIDISLESGEFLVLLGSSGCGKSTLLNIIAGLAEATSGDVLIGGRSVLGVHPKNRDIAMVFQSYALYPNLTVSRNIGFGLEMRKVPADERDKAVREAAKLLQIESLLDRKPGQLSGGQRQRVAIGRALVRKPQVFLFDEPLSNLDAKLRLEMRTELKRLHEMLRTTVVYVTHDQIEAMTLASRIAVMRDGRIEQLGTPEEIYNQPATLYVAGFVGAPAMNVLEAVVEDGKLAIAGTDTRLALPPRYASAARNGAKVVVGIRPEALRLGSGTGAELSLPVEIDVVELTGPEQVTTARIGAQRLTATLPPRSRVAKGQPCAFAFDEDALRLFDPATGKAFRGAVSSGSASPS